Within the Gossypium raimondii isolate GPD5lz chromosome 12, ASM2569854v1, whole genome shotgun sequence genome, the region TCTAACTTTAAAATGGTTGGACTTCTAAATAATTTggaatcaaaattttaacttgaaagaattcaaacataaaattattcaaaaattaaattaaaattaaaattttaaaatccgaAGGATTCTATTTGTCTACGTACAAAGGGACGCAATTGGAAAGATAGTAGACCAAATCAAAACCTAATTTTACCAAACCCAAATTTTCCCATAGCAAACCATATGGTTAACAGCCAAAACCTCcctaaaacaagaaaatataagCAACAAAAAtctattattgaattttttgggTGTGTTTACAATTAATGTATGTCATTAAGTCATCATCACCTAAACACCAACATCCTTCCAACGCTCTCTGCGACCATTCCCACGCCTTTTCCCCTTGTTTTCTCCGCCCCCATTGTTTCTTTCCTCTCTTTTATATTCTCCTCCCCACTTTCTCTTCCTTCTTCACCTCCCATTTTCTCTCCTTTTCCTTCTTCCCTCCCCACTAGGAAGAAAATGGCTACAGCTTTCTCACCTTCCAAGTTTGCCGCCCAACCATTCCCTCTCAACACCACTTCTCAAAACAACCCTCTTACAATTCCCACTACCGCCTCACCCTTCCTCGGATCCACCCGCAAACTCATCCGCCTCAGTTCTTCTTCCAATTTGAATATTCGCCGTCGATCTGGGACCGTCGTCGCCGTCTCCGATGTCGTCAAGGAAAACAAATCCAAATCTACCCTCAATCTGGTAACAACCccatttttactttctttatgtTAATCTGTTTCATACCAAATCTgtgggtttatttatttattttatgtttaaatttcttttttttttttaaaaaaaattagttaattacaAAAGAGGAAGGGTTGGAATTATACGAAGATATGGTATTAGGAAGAGCGTTTGAAGACATGTGTGCTCAGATGTATTACAGAGGCAAAATGTTTGGTTTCGTTCATCTTTACAATGGCCAAGAAGCTATTTCAACTGGTTTCATTAAGCTCTTAAAGCAGCAAGATTCCGTCGTCAGTACTTACCGTGATCACGTGCACGCCTTAAGCAAAGGCGTCTCTGCACGTGCTGTCATGAGTGAGCTCTTCGGTAAGACCACCGGCTGCTGCCGTGGCCAAGGTGGATCGATGCATATGTTCTCGAGGGAGCACAATGTGCTCGGCGGGTTCGCTTTTATTGGTGAAGGGATCCCTGTTGCCACCGGTGCGGCTTTTACATCCAAGTATAAGAGGGAGGTTTTGAAAGAAGCAGATTGCGATCATGTCACTTTGGCATTTTTCGGGGATGGGACTTGTAACAATGGACAGTTCTTTGAGTGTTTGAATATGGCAGCGTTGTGGAAATTGCCCATCGTGTTTGTTGTTGAGAACAATTTGTGGGCTATTGGGATGTCTCATTTGAGGGCTACTTCTGATCCTCAGATTTATAAGAAAGGACCGGCGTTCGGGATGCCGGGTGTTCATGTGGATGGGATGGATGTATTGAAAGTGAGGGAAGTGGCTAAGGAAGCAATTGGCAGAGCTAGGAGAGGAGAAGGTCCAACATTGGTGGAATGTGAGACATATAGGTTTAGAGGACATTCATTGGCTGACCCTGATGAGCTTCGTGACCCTGGTAAGCCCTTCGTCATCTTTGCTTATTTGTTATTGCTAGGGCTATTGTTACATTGACAAAACAAGAACAAGTTGCATCCATGTGTTTTGTGCTAGTCCTAAAATAGTCTTAAAGTTGAACTGATTAACTCTGTGTTCCATGGAAATATGTTTGTTATATTATGCTTGAAATTAAAGTGTGGGGACTGAAAGataaaatgattcaatttcttgGTTCTTGTTTGGCAGCTGAGAAAGCTCACTATGCTGCCAGAGATCCCATCACAGCACTGAAAAAATACCTC harbors:
- the LOC105763965 gene encoding pyruvate dehydrogenase E1 component subunit alpha-3, chloroplastic, producing MSLSHHHLNTNILPTLSATIPTPFPLVFSAPIVSFLSFIFSSPLSLPSSPPIFSPFPSSLPTRKKMATAFSPSKFAAQPFPLNTTSQNNPLTIPTTASPFLGSTRKLIRLSSSSNLNIRRRSGTVVAVSDVVKENKSKSTLNLLITKEEGLELYEDMVLGRAFEDMCAQMYYRGKMFGFVHLYNGQEAISTGFIKLLKQQDSVVSTYRDHVHALSKGVSARAVMSELFGKTTGCCRGQGGSMHMFSREHNVLGGFAFIGEGIPVATGAAFTSKYKREVLKEADCDHVTLAFFGDGTCNNGQFFECLNMAALWKLPIVFVVENNLWAIGMSHLRATSDPQIYKKGPAFGMPGVHVDGMDVLKVREVAKEAIGRARRGEGPTLVECETYRFRGHSLADPDELRDPAEKAHYAARDPITALKKYLIENSLASEADLKAIDKKIDEVVEEAVEFADESPVPPQSQLLENVFADPKGFGIGPDGQYRCEDPKFTEGTAQV